From a single Natronorubrum tibetense GA33 genomic region:
- a CDS encoding bacterio-opsin activator domain-containing protein, translating to MHSGKALADATLETLPVIVGVIDSDGEILLTNRSWREFGPDDYRDDHVGLNYIATAQIGDDEHAKRAVEGIETVIEGGQETFAMEYPCHSPERKQWFMMRASRFTVAGEVRVSVVHLEITERKLAEIAAEETAAELREEHRTLEHLLDRIDGLLRDVTAAALSARTRNEVERRVCSRLTDTDPYDLAWIGRADIGNSQLTPHEWSHDGDVPLEDDDLCLESDRSHPAVRALETGEPQVIQNLETVDGAARWWPTGVERYQSLAALPLTYGDITYGVLVLFATEPDAFAERERLVLDSLAGTIATAMNAIETQQMLTTDTVVELEIAIEDSSLFVAALAAELEATITYRGLTYDGDGTPLAFYHVDRPIDAVPPAAAFEGVTDCTILSTYDEGALLELAVDETIVTTLSGRGADIRRFDASDAADQTAHRTGTSVPVVDLTVNVPNGQSARSVYDLLEERAASVELLSYHETDRPPRSRQDVTARLESSLTDRQFTALRKAYYADYFEWPRNVSGEDLAQSMDISRSTFHQHLRSAQRKLLDELFDGDPLSKG from the coding sequence ATGCACTCCGGGAAGGCACTCGCCGACGCGACCCTCGAGACGCTCCCGGTTATCGTCGGTGTGATCGATAGCGACGGGGAAATCCTGCTGACCAACCGATCCTGGCGCGAGTTCGGTCCTGACGATTACCGAGACGACCACGTTGGCCTCAACTACATCGCAACCGCCCAGATAGGTGACGATGAACACGCCAAACGTGCTGTGGAGGGAATCGAAACCGTCATCGAGGGCGGTCAAGAGACGTTTGCGATGGAGTATCCGTGTCACTCTCCCGAGCGAAAGCAGTGGTTCATGATGCGAGCCAGTCGGTTCACCGTGGCCGGCGAGGTTCGCGTCTCCGTCGTCCACCTCGAGATCACCGAGCGAAAACTGGCCGAGATCGCCGCCGAGGAAACGGCAGCGGAGCTTCGCGAGGAACACCGCACGCTCGAACACCTCCTCGACCGAATCGACGGACTTCTTCGCGACGTGACCGCCGCCGCACTCAGTGCGAGGACACGCAACGAAGTCGAACGCCGGGTCTGTTCGCGTCTCACCGACACCGATCCGTACGACCTCGCCTGGATCGGTCGGGCAGACATCGGAAATAGTCAGCTCACGCCCCACGAGTGGTCCCACGACGGCGACGTCCCGCTCGAGGACGACGACCTCTGTCTCGAGTCGGACAGGAGCCATCCGGCCGTTCGGGCGCTCGAGACGGGAGAGCCGCAGGTGATTCAAAATCTCGAGACGGTCGACGGCGCGGCCCGCTGGTGGCCCACGGGCGTCGAGCGGTACCAGTCGCTCGCCGCACTCCCCCTCACCTACGGCGACATTACCTACGGCGTGCTCGTGCTGTTCGCGACGGAGCCAGACGCCTTCGCGGAACGAGAGCGACTCGTCCTCGACTCGCTCGCCGGCACGATCGCGACCGCGATGAACGCAATCGAAACCCAGCAGATGCTCACCACCGACACGGTCGTCGAACTCGAGATCGCGATCGAGGACTCGTCGCTGTTCGTGGCGGCACTCGCGGCCGAACTCGAGGCGACGATCACCTACCGGGGGTTGACTTACGACGGGGACGGGACGCCGCTCGCGTTCTACCACGTCGACCGCCCCATCGATGCCGTTCCACCGGCGGCGGCGTTCGAAGGGGTAACCGACTGTACGATCCTGTCGACGTACGACGAGGGGGCGCTGCTGGAACTCGCCGTCGACGAGACGATCGTGACGACGCTCTCGGGACGAGGCGCCGATATTCGCCGATTCGATGCCAGCGACGCGGCCGACCAGACGGCACATCGAACCGGGACGAGCGTTCCCGTCGTCGATCTCACCGTCAACGTTCCGAACGGTCAGTCTGCCCGATCGGTGTACGATTTGCTCGAGGAGCGCGCGGCCAGCGTCGAACTGCTCAGCTACCACGAGACGGATCGGCCGCCGCGGTCGCGACAGGACGTGACGGCGCGGCTAGAGTCGTCGCTTACCGATCGCCAGTTTACGGCCCTCCGGAAGGCCTACTACGCGGACTACTTCGAGTGGCCGCGGAACGTCTCGGGCGAGGATCTGGCACAGTCGATGGACATCTCTCGGTCCACGTTTCACCAGCATCTCCGGTCGGCGCAGCGAAAGCTCCTCGACGAACTGTTCGACGGCGACCCGCTTAGTAAGGGCTAA
- a CDS encoding DNA polymerase V family protein translates to MHRRRVLAAVGVSAGTLSLAGCTTDLGTDDSDDGAAGDDGSEVEDDEPKSSDEHDDEANSSTGDGGDTATDDGDEHADDLEDEGDETDELAANGEAAALIESAEAELDAAGDEFDTAFEETDDPMDDGSHEVETRPIDAHLDAAADDLSAARADASAEQRETIEALEGVVEFFRDFVAVFSALGDAMDEFERWEQYLEVDRWDDAASAAEQAIDYNDDAIERLTITRSTFDEIDAEALDGIDEVDRVEMEASLEKISGLLEMFDVLFTGSGQMAAAMEPFVDGIDALEEDRFDAASSAFSASSDGFEEAYRTFDEGEDDVPVSFQSDLIEMTCQMDALEDATEYYALGAEAFGNGEYERGQSYFAEGESAAERCDHDEITLSLH, encoded by the coding sequence ATGCATCGGAGACGGGTGCTGGCTGCTGTCGGTGTATCGGCTGGAACACTCTCGCTCGCCGGCTGTACGACGGATCTCGGCACCGACGATTCGGACGACGGGGCCGCAGGCGACGACGGTTCTGAGGTCGAAGACGACGAGCCCAAGAGCAGTGACGAGCACGACGACGAGGCGAACAGCAGCACCGGCGACGGTGGGGATACAGCTACTGATGACGGCGACGAGCACGCTGACGATCTCGAGGACGAGGGCGACGAAACCGACGAACTCGCGGCCAACGGCGAGGCAGCCGCCCTGATCGAATCAGCCGAAGCCGAACTCGACGCGGCCGGCGACGAGTTCGATACAGCATTCGAGGAAACTGACGATCCGATGGACGACGGGTCCCACGAGGTCGAGACCCGACCGATCGATGCGCACCTCGACGCGGCCGCGGACGATCTGTCGGCCGCACGCGCTGACGCATCAGCCGAGCAACGCGAGACGATCGAGGCGCTCGAGGGCGTCGTCGAGTTCTTCCGTGACTTCGTTGCCGTCTTTTCCGCATTGGGCGACGCGATGGACGAGTTCGAACGGTGGGAACAGTACCTGGAAGTCGACCGCTGGGACGATGCGGCCAGTGCGGCCGAGCAAGCGATCGACTACAACGACGACGCGATAGAGCGGCTCACGATCACCCGATCGACCTTCGATGAGATCGACGCGGAGGCGCTCGACGGAATCGACGAGGTCGACCGCGTCGAGATGGAAGCCTCGCTCGAGAAGATCAGTGGACTCCTCGAGATGTTCGACGTGCTGTTCACGGGAAGCGGACAGATGGCCGCCGCGATGGAGCCGTTCGTAGACGGTATCGACGCGCTCGAGGAGGACCGGTTCGACGCCGCTTCGTCGGCGTTTTCGGCGTCGTCCGACGGGTTCGAGGAGGCCTATCGAACGTTCGACGAGGGTGAGGACGACGTTCCGGTGTCGTTCCAGAGCGACCTGATCGAGATGACCTGTCAGATGGACGCACTGGAGGATGCGACTGAGTACTACGCGCTCGGGGCTGAGGCGTTCGGGAATGGGGAGTACGAACGCGGCCAATCGTACTTTGCAGAGGGCGAAAGCGCAGCGGAACGGTGTGACCACGACGAGATCACCCTCTCTTTGCACTGA
- a CDS encoding DUF7283 family protein, translated as MDWEAPADAWYVWVAVAIVSFAMAGIVLGLPTAPPPDADGTANAIEETSGSSYEAASTYGYDADEIKIDGTTIELRNEEGTDRSSLRYEQVVVVNGDDRLERLVYGETFEEEFEDEIDEPHEDAATVFMDRLAAAEEDNAGEWLTASEELTVRQVAVEPNEVRDIHVEATDHQTVDIITDEYTVPRKIDASFSGFGDESTDVHYTVTGTSIVEEEYDGSSSFWSEVADTFSDWVDSARCWLSDCEDETDPEDELNPLYETEREWTHRGTSTQYVHLDYEYRGEDEDVWVGDYPLTVTAEFDGTTCSATLDSSSDDAHLCPLGTDSEERADELNWIELNDETEKYHVTLVVV; from the coding sequence ATGGACTGGGAAGCCCCCGCCGACGCCTGGTACGTGTGGGTAGCAGTCGCCATCGTCAGTTTCGCGATGGCCGGCATCGTGCTCGGGCTCCCGACGGCGCCACCGCCGGACGCCGATGGAACGGCGAACGCGATCGAGGAGACGTCCGGTAGTTCCTACGAGGCCGCCTCGACCTACGGCTACGATGCCGACGAGATCAAGATCGACGGGACAACCATCGAACTGCGAAACGAGGAGGGAACGGATCGCTCGAGTCTCAGGTACGAGCAGGTCGTCGTCGTCAACGGCGACGATCGACTCGAGCGACTCGTCTACGGCGAGACGTTCGAGGAGGAGTTCGAGGACGAAATCGACGAGCCGCACGAAGACGCAGCGACGGTGTTCATGGATCGCCTCGCTGCTGCCGAGGAGGACAACGCCGGCGAGTGGCTGACCGCGTCGGAGGAACTAACCGTTCGGCAGGTCGCCGTAGAACCCAACGAGGTCCGTGATATTCACGTTGAAGCCACCGACCACCAGACCGTCGACATCATCACCGACGAGTACACCGTTCCTCGAAAGATCGACGCTTCATTCTCGGGGTTCGGTGACGAAAGTACTGATGTCCACTACACTGTCACCGGAACGTCGATCGTAGAGGAGGAATATGATGGTTCCAGTTCGTTCTGGAGCGAGGTTGCGGATACGTTTTCGGACTGGGTCGACTCGGCACGCTGCTGGTTGAGCGACTGTGAGGACGAGACCGACCCGGAAGACGAACTCAACCCGCTCTACGAGACGGAGCGAGAGTGGACTCATAGGGGAACCAGTACGCAATATGTCCATTTGGATTACGAATATCGTGGGGAAGACGAGGACGTCTGGGTCGGCGACTATCCACTCACCGTCACTGCCGAGTTCGACGGGACTACGTGCAGCGCGACGCTCGATTCCTCGTCGGACGATGCGCATCTCTGTCCGCTCGGTACGGACTCCGAGGAGCGCGCAGACGAACTGAACTGGATCGAACTAAACGACGAGACGGAGAAATACCATGTTACACTCGTCGTCGTCTAA
- a CDS encoding DUF7285 family protein produces the protein MLHSSSSKGQTEPLAALVAIIVVGMAIVLYGGFVTDVLTDRTDRTSDDVAIDLIWDDISHDGVYSSDRGTDLSDIEMSSLPQGQNVYVEVTIIDDDGHERVVDDVHFDSDGTRASPQEGPPEDGSGIETQVSERPIPVETDVAGDVRGGTLHVEVWSP, from the coding sequence ATGTTACACTCGTCGTCGTCTAAGGGCCAGACGGAGCCGCTCGCGGCACTGGTTGCCATCATCGTCGTGGGGATGGCGATCGTCCTCTACGGCGGGTTCGTTACCGACGTACTCACGGACCGGACCGATCGAACCTCCGACGACGTCGCGATCGATCTCATCTGGGACGACATCTCTCACGATGGCGTCTACTCATCCGATCGCGGTACCGATCTCTCCGATATCGAGATGTCGTCGTTGCCACAGGGACAGAACGTCTACGTCGAGGTGACGATAATCGATGATGACGGCCACGAACGTGTCGTCGACGACGTGCATTTCGACTCGGATGGAACGAGAGCGTCCCCACAGGAGGGCCCACCCGAGGACGGCTCCGGGATCGAGACACAGGTCAGCGAGCGTCCCATCCCCGTCGAGACCGACGTCGCCGGTGACGTTCGTGGCGGAACCCTTCACGTTGAGGTGTGGTCGCCGTGA
- a CDS encoding DUF7284 family protein, producing the protein MRADRVVRTEPVTSDRAVSTVLDIALALLLITASVLVIGLYLNDDEDGLEADRADHTAETLSGSTVSVVYGVENVTNSSHYDEPEGIESYERTMYGPAVGTIAEAAVVNAEFDGAQLILYADSFGESVAAHVESRLVGATHQVYVTATWQPYDEASIHGNTTVGSQPPVTDDFSAVTMTADSGMPTVDDGALADTYANEGADEAAELIAASIVEGYFPTERSQLALERQNLDRAIKSTHYLRMADLVGADLDRDEAPLARSEARADDANEELVDGLADLIADDLQSGQTGDDLDEIGSDEDELESYFEETVSPGTVELAVYTWDP; encoded by the coding sequence GTGAGAGCCGATCGAGTCGTTCGCACCGAACCGGTGACATCCGACCGCGCCGTCAGTACCGTTCTCGACATCGCCCTGGCGCTGTTGTTGATCACGGCAAGCGTCCTCGTGATCGGGCTTTACCTCAACGACGATGAGGACGGTCTCGAGGCCGATCGGGCCGATCACACCGCCGAAACCCTCAGCGGGTCGACCGTCTCGGTCGTCTACGGTGTCGAGAACGTGACGAACAGCAGTCACTACGACGAACCCGAAGGGATCGAGAGCTACGAGCGAACGATGTACGGCCCAGCGGTCGGCACGATCGCCGAAGCGGCGGTCGTGAACGCGGAATTCGACGGAGCGCAGTTGATTCTGTACGCAGACTCGTTCGGCGAGAGCGTCGCCGCACACGTCGAGAGCCGTCTCGTCGGGGCCACCCACCAGGTCTACGTCACCGCTACCTGGCAGCCCTACGACGAGGCGTCGATCCACGGCAACACTACCGTCGGTAGCCAACCGCCGGTTACCGACGACTTCAGTGCCGTCACCATGACCGCAGACAGCGGCATGCCGACCGTCGACGACGGCGCGTTGGCCGATACCTACGCCAACGAGGGTGCCGACGAGGCCGCCGAACTGATCGCGGCGTCGATCGTCGAGGGCTACTTCCCCACCGAGCGATCGCAACTGGCCCTCGAGCGTCAGAACCTCGATCGGGCAATCAAGTCCACGCACTACCTTCGAATGGCCGACCTCGTTGGCGCCGATCTCGACCGGGACGAGGCTCCGCTGGCTCGATCCGAGGCTCGAGCCGACGACGCCAACGAGGAACTGGTCGACGGTCTTGCCGACCTGATCGCCGACGACCTCCAGTCGGGCCAGACCGGCGACGACCTCGACGAAATCGGTTCCGACGAGGACGAACTGGAGTCGTACTTCGAAGAGACAGTCTCGCCGGGAACCGTCGAACTGGCCGTTTATACGTGGGATCCATGA